The following are encoded together in the Xanthomonas vesicatoria ATCC 35937 genome:
- a CDS encoding acetylornithine deacetylase, which produces MTDLLQSTLQHLEKLVSFDTRNPPRAIAAEGGIFDYLRAQLPGFQVEVIDHGAGAVSLYAVRGTPTYLFNVHLDTVPDSPHWSADPHMMRRTEDRVIGLGVCDIKGAAAALIAAANAGDGDAAFLFSSDEEANDPRCIAAFLARGVPYEAVLVAEPTMSEAVLAHRGISSVLMRFAGRAGHASGRQDPSASALHQAMRWGGKALDHVESLAHARFGGLTGLRFNIGRVDGGIKANMIAPAAELRFGFRPLPSMDVDGLLATFAGFADPAAAHFEETFRGPSLPSGDIARAEERRLAARDVADALDLPIGNAVDFWTEASLFSAGGYTALVYGPGDIAQAHTADEFVTLEQLQRYAESVHRIINGAH; this is translated from the coding sequence ATGACCGACCTGCTCCAATCCACCCTCCAACACCTGGAAAAGCTGGTGTCCTTCGACACCCGCAATCCGCCGCGTGCGATCGCTGCCGAGGGCGGCATCTTCGATTACCTGCGTGCGCAGCTGCCCGGTTTCCAGGTCGAGGTCATCGACCACGGCGCCGGTGCGGTGAGCCTGTACGCAGTGCGCGGCACGCCAACGTATCTGTTCAACGTGCATCTGGACACGGTGCCGGATTCGCCCCATTGGAGTGCCGACCCACACATGATGCGACGTACCGAGGACCGGGTGATCGGCCTGGGCGTGTGCGATATCAAGGGCGCCGCAGCGGCCTTGATCGCAGCCGCTAATGCCGGCGATGGCGATGCCGCGTTCCTGTTTTCGTCCGACGAAGAAGCCAATGACCCGCGCTGCATCGCTGCGTTTCTGGCGCGTGGGGTACCCTACGAGGCGGTGCTGGTGGCCGAGCCGACCATGAGCGAGGCAGTGCTCGCGCATCGCGGCATCAGCTCGGTGTTGATGCGCTTTGCCGGCCGTGCCGGGCATGCTTCCGGCAGGCAGGATCCGTCCGCTAGCGCCTTGCATCAAGCGATGCGGTGGGGCGGCAAGGCGCTGGATCATGTCGAGTCGCTGGCGCATGCACGCTTTGGCGGTTTGACGGGTTTGCGCTTCAATATCGGCCGCGTCGATGGTGGTATCAAGGCCAACATGATCGCGCCGGCGGCCGAGCTGCGCTTCGGGTTTCGTCCGTTGCCGTCGATGGACGTGGACGGCTTGCTGGCCACCTTTGCCGGCTTTGCCGATCCAGCGGCAGCGCATTTCGAAGAAACCTTTCGCGGGCCGAGCCTGCCGTCGGGCGACATCGCGCGTGCCGAAGAGCGTCGCCTGGCCGCACGCGATGTGGCCGATGCGCTGGATCTGCCGATCGGCAACGCGGTGGACTTCTGGACCGAAGCCTCGTTGTTTTCGGCTGGTGGCTACACCGCACTTGTCTATGGGCCGGGCGACATCGCCCAGGCACATACCGCCGACGAGTTCGTGACGCTGGAGCAGTTGCAGCGTTACGCCGAATCGGTCCATCGCATCATCAACGGCGCGCACTGA
- a CDS encoding GNAT family N-acetyltransferase, producing MEPMTALRISTDKQELDLRVIHRFLSEQAYWCLGIPLDTVQRAIAGSLCFGGYVAGAGQVAFARAITDGATFAYLADVFVLDAYRGRGYSKQLVAAIMAHPQLQGLRRFMLATSDAHALYAQYGFAVPTRPHLLMEIAHHDLYRTSPPAA from the coding sequence ATGGAACCCATGACCGCACTGCGCATCAGCACCGACAAGCAGGAACTGGATCTGCGCGTGATCCATCGCTTTCTCAGCGAGCAGGCCTATTGGTGCCTGGGTATCCCGCTGGACACGGTGCAGCGGGCGATCGCCGGTTCGCTGTGCTTCGGCGGCTATGTCGCGGGCGCAGGGCAGGTCGCGTTCGCGCGGGCGATCACTGACGGCGCGACCTTCGCCTATCTGGCCGACGTGTTCGTGCTAGACGCATACCGCGGGCGCGGCTACAGCAAGCAGCTGGTGGCAGCGATCATGGCTCACCCGCAGTTGCAGGGCTTGCGCCGCTTCATGCTCGCCACCTCAGACGCGCATGCGCTTTACGCCCAGTACGGCTTTGCCGTGCCGACACGCCCGCACTTGCTGATGGAGATTGCCCATCATGACCTTTACCGCACCAGTCCCCCGGCTGCCTGA
- a CDS encoding argininosuccinate synthase: protein MSSKDIVLAFSGGLDTSFCIPYLQERGYAVHTVFADTGGVDAEERDFIEKRASELGAASHVTVDGGPAIWEGFVKPFVWAGEGYQGQYPLLVSDRYLIVDAALKRAEELGTRIIAHGCTGMGNDQVRFDLAVKALGDYQIVAPIREIQKEHTQTRAYEQKYLEARGFGVRAKQQAYTINENLLGLTMSGGEIDRWEAPGEGARGWCAPRSAWPTEALTVTLKFVEGEAVELDGKPLPGAKILAKLNTLFAQYGVGRGVYTGDTVIGLKGRIVFEAPGLISLLTAHRALEDAVLTKQQNRFKPDVARKWVELVYEGFYHDPLKTDIEAFLKSSQSKVNGEVTLETRGGRVDAVAVRSPHLLNTKGATYAQSADWGVEEAEGFIKLFGMSSTLYAQVNR, encoded by the coding sequence ATGAGCAGCAAAGATATCGTCCTCGCCTTCTCCGGTGGCCTCGACACCAGCTTCTGCATCCCGTACCTGCAGGAGCGCGGCTACGCAGTGCACACCGTGTTCGCCGATACCGGCGGCGTGGATGCCGAAGAACGCGATTTCATCGAAAAGCGCGCCTCCGAGCTAGGCGCCGCCAGCCATGTCACCGTCGATGGTGGCCCGGCGATCTGGGAAGGCTTCGTCAAGCCGTTCGTGTGGGCAGGCGAGGGTTACCAGGGCCAGTACCCCTTGCTGGTGTCGGACCGTTACCTGATCGTCGATGCCGCGCTCAAGCGCGCCGAAGAGCTGGGGACGCGCATCATTGCGCACGGCTGCACCGGCATGGGCAACGACCAGGTGCGTTTCGACCTGGCGGTGAAGGCATTGGGCGATTACCAGATCGTCGCGCCGATCCGCGAAATTCAGAAAGAACACACCCAAACCCGCGCCTACGAGCAAAAGTATCTGGAAGCACGTGGCTTCGGCGTGCGCGCCAAGCAGCAGGCCTACACCATCAACGAGAACCTGCTGGGCCTGACCATGTCCGGCGGCGAAATCGACCGCTGGGAGGCGCCGGGCGAGGGTGCGCGCGGCTGGTGCGCCCCGCGCAGCGCGTGGCCGACCGAAGCGCTGACGGTGACCTTGAAGTTCGTCGAAGGCGAAGCGGTGGAACTGGACGGCAAGCCGCTGCCGGGCGCCAAGATCCTGGCCAAGCTCAACACCTTGTTCGCGCAGTACGGCGTGGGCCGTGGCGTGTACACAGGCGACACCGTGATCGGCTTGAAGGGGCGCATCGTGTTCGAAGCGCCGGGCCTGATCTCGCTGCTCACCGCGCACCGTGCGCTGGAAGATGCGGTGCTGACCAAGCAGCAGAACCGCTTCAAGCCGGACGTGGCGCGCAAGTGGGTGGAGCTGGTGTACGAAGGCTTCTATCACGACCCGCTCAAGACCGATATCGAAGCGTTCCTGAAGTCGTCGCAGTCCAAGGTCAACGGCGAAGTGACGCTGGAAACCCGCGGCGGCCGCGTCGATGCGGTGGCGGTGCGTTCGCCGCACCTGCTCAACACCAAGGGCGCCACCTACGCACAGTCGGCTGACTGGGGCGTGGAAGAGGCCGAGGGTTTCATCAAGCTGTTCGGGATGAGCTCGACGCTGTATGCCCAGGTGAATCGCTGA
- a CDS encoding OsmC family protein: MSHHTHRYAARVTWTGDRGQGTHSYRSYGREHEIAIAGKPSIAGSSDPVFRGDAGLHNPEDLLVSSLSACHMLWYLHLAAESGIVVRGYVDEAMGSMLTDADSGRFSEVVLKPTVTISAGDPATASALHHLAHQACFIANSVNFPVRCEPRIVVAD; encoded by the coding sequence GTGAGTCACCACACCCATCGCTATGCCGCCCGTGTGACCTGGACCGGCGACCGCGGGCAGGGCACGCATAGCTATCGCAGTTATGGGCGCGAACATGAAATCGCCATCGCCGGCAAGCCGTCGATCGCTGGTTCCTCCGACCCTGTGTTTCGCGGCGACGCGGGGCTGCACAATCCCGAGGACCTGCTGGTTTCCTCGTTGTCGGCCTGCCACATGCTGTGGTACCTGCACCTGGCTGCCGAGTCCGGCATCGTGGTGCGTGGTTATGTGGACGAAGCGATGGGAAGCATGTTGACCGACGCCGACAGTGGTCGCTTCAGTGAAGTGGTCCTCAAACCCACGGTGACAATTTCCGCCGGTGACCCGGCCACCGCCAGCGCGTTGCATCATCTCGCGCACCAGGCCTGTTTCATCGCAAATTCCGTCAACTTCCCGGTGCGCTGCGAGCCGCGCATCGTGGTGGCGGACTAA
- a CDS encoding N-acetylornithine carbamoyltransferase: MSLKHFLNTQDWSRAELDALLTQAALFKRNKLGSELKGKSIALVFFNPSMRTRTSFELGAFQLGGHAVVLQPGKDAWPIEFNLGTVMDGDTEEHIAEVARVLGRYVDLIGVRAFPKFVDWSKDREDQVLKSFAKYSPVPVINMETITHPCQELAHALALQEHFGTQDLRGKKYVLTWTYHPKPLNTAVANSALTIATRMGMDVTLLCPTPDYILDQRYMDWAAQNVAESGGSLQVSHDIDSAYAGADVVYAKSWGALPFFGNWEPEKPIRDQYQHFIVDERKMALTNNGVFSHCLPLRRNVKATDAVMDSPNCIAIDEAENRLHVQKAIMAALVGQGRQ; this comes from the coding sequence ATGTCACTGAAGCACTTCTTGAACACCCAGGACTGGAGCCGCGCCGAACTGGACGCGTTGTTGACCCAGGCCGCGTTGTTCAAACGCAACAAGCTGGGAAGCGAGCTGAAGGGCAAGTCGATCGCGCTGGTGTTTTTCAACCCGTCCATGCGCACCCGCACCAGCTTCGAGCTGGGCGCGTTTCAGCTGGGTGGGCATGCGGTGGTGCTGCAGCCGGGCAAGGATGCGTGGCCGATCGAGTTCAACCTGGGTACGGTGATGGATGGCGACACCGAAGAGCACATCGCCGAAGTGGCGCGCGTGCTGGGCCGCTATGTCGATCTGATCGGCGTGCGCGCATTTCCGAAATTCGTCGACTGGTCCAAGGACCGCGAAGACCAGGTGCTCAAGAGCTTTGCCAAGTATTCGCCGGTGCCGGTGATCAACATGGAAACCATCACCCACCCGTGCCAGGAGCTGGCGCATGCGCTGGCGCTGCAGGAGCACTTTGGCACGCAAGACCTGCGCGGCAAGAAGTATGTGCTGACCTGGACCTATCACCCCAAGCCGCTGAACACCGCGGTGGCCAATTCCGCGCTCACCATTGCCACGCGCATGGGCATGGACGTGACCTTGCTGTGCCCGACACCGGACTACATCCTGGATCAGCGCTACATGGACTGGGCCGCGCAGAACGTGGCCGAAAGCGGCGGTTCGCTGCAGGTGAGCCACGACATCGACAGCGCCTATGCCGGCGCCGACGTGGTGTATGCCAAGAGCTGGGGCGCGTTGCCGTTCTTCGGCAACTGGGAGCCGGAGAAGCCGATCCGTGACCAGTACCAGCACTTCATCGTCGACGAACGCAAGATGGCGCTGACCAACAACGGCGTGTTCTCGCATTGCCTGCCGTTGCGTCGCAACGTCAAGGCCACCGACGCGGTGATGGATTCGCCCAACTGCATCGCCATCGACGAGGCGGAAAACCGCCTGCACGTGCAGAAGGCGATCATGGCGGCGCTGGTGGGTCAGGGCCGCCAGTGA
- the cysS gene encoding cysteine--tRNA ligase — protein MSLRLHNNLTRRVEPFAPLDPSCPTLYVCGPTVYNYAHIGNARGPVVFDVLAALLRRRYGALRYARNITDVDDKINAAAQAQGVPISTITHRFAAIYRQDMAALGVVPPDIEPEATAHIPQIVAMIEQLIANGHAYAAEGHVLFAVASFDGYGKLSRRDPDEMLAGARVDVAPYKRDPGDFVLWKPSTDDLPGWESPWSRGRPGWHIECSAMAAAHLGPTIDIHAGGVDLQFPHHENEIAQSECAHGGATFARFWLHNGMLNFSGAKMSKSLGNIETVHDLIAKHPPEALRLALVSAHYRQPLDWSDGLIEQAKNTLDRLYGTLRDVAALDAGDAPDGSASPAIPAEVEAALDDDLNTPQALSIIASIAAEARALRNQVTHGADISARRAELREIKTRLLGAGLALGLLQQDPAAWFARGTNAGDDARITALVEERSTAKKAKDFARADAIRKQLADEGIVLEDTPQGVRWKRA, from the coding sequence ATGAGCCTGCGCCTGCACAACAATCTGACGCGGCGGGTCGAACCGTTCGCGCCGCTCGACCCGTCCTGCCCCACCCTGTATGTGTGCGGCCCCACCGTCTACAACTACGCGCATATCGGCAACGCCCGTGGCCCGGTGGTCTTCGACGTGCTGGCCGCGCTGCTGCGCCGCCGCTATGGCGCGCTGCGCTACGCACGCAACATCACCGATGTGGACGACAAGATCAACGCCGCCGCACAGGCGCAGGGCGTGCCGATCTCCACCATCACCCACCGCTTCGCCGCGATCTACCGCCAGGACATGGCCGCGCTGGGCGTGGTACCGCCGGACATCGAGCCGGAAGCCACCGCGCATATTCCACAGATCGTGGCGATGATCGAGCAGCTGATCGCAAACGGCCATGCATACGCCGCAGAAGGCCATGTGCTGTTTGCGGTGGCCAGTTTCGACGGCTACGGCAAGCTGTCGCGCCGCGACCCGGACGAAATGCTGGCCGGCGCACGCGTGGACGTGGCGCCGTACAAGCGCGACCCGGGCGATTTCGTGCTCTGGAAGCCGTCCACCGACGACCTGCCCGGCTGGGAGTCGCCATGGAGCCGCGGCCGTCCCGGCTGGCATATCGAATGCTCGGCAATGGCCGCTGCCCACCTGGGCCCGACCATCGACATCCATGCCGGTGGCGTGGACCTGCAGTTCCCGCATCACGAAAACGAAATCGCGCAAAGCGAATGCGCGCATGGCGGCGCTACCTTTGCGCGGTTCTGGCTACACAACGGCATGCTCAACTTCAGCGGCGCCAAGATGAGCAAGTCGCTGGGCAATATCGAAACCGTGCACGACCTGATCGCAAAGCATCCGCCTGAAGCGCTGCGTCTTGCGCTGGTGAGCGCGCACTACCGGCAGCCGCTGGATTGGTCGGACGGCTTGATCGAACAGGCCAAGAACACGCTGGACCGATTGTACGGAACGTTGCGGGATGTGGCCGCGCTGGACGCAGGCGACGCACCGGACGGTAGCGCATCACCAGCGATTCCCGCCGAAGTGGAGGCTGCGCTGGATGACGACCTCAACACGCCGCAGGCCTTGTCGATCATCGCCAGCATCGCTGCAGAGGCGCGTGCACTGCGTAATCAAGTGACCCACGGTGCAGACATATCGGCGCGCCGTGCCGAACTGCGTGAGATCAAAACCCGGTTGCTGGGCGCAGGCCTGGCACTCGGGCTACTCCAGCAGGACCCGGCTGCCTGGTTCGCGCGCGGCACCAATGCCGGCGACGATGCGCGCATCACTGCCCTGGTCGAAGAACGCAGCACGGCGAAGAAAGCCAAGGATTTCGCCCGCGCCGACGCCATCCGCAAGCAGCTCGCCGACGAAGGCATCGTGCTGGAAGACACCCCGCAAGGCGTGCGCTGGAAGCGCGCATGA
- a CDS encoding SufE family protein, with protein sequence MTTSPFPLEPTALDAQAAIAEEFSFFGDWSERYQYLIDLGRKLPTFPEQWKTEEHRLHGCQSMVWIVPEGNAERLDFHAVSDSAIVSGLIYLALRVYSGRSAQEILATEPDYIAGIGLAKHLSPTRSNGVAAMLAFIRETARAQQ encoded by the coding sequence ATGACCACCTCCCCCTTTCCGCTCGAACCCACTGCCCTCGACGCGCAAGCCGCCATCGCCGAGGAATTTTCCTTCTTCGGCGATTGGTCCGAGCGCTACCAGTACCTGATCGACCTGGGCCGCAAACTGCCCACCTTTCCCGAGCAATGGAAGACCGAAGAACACCGCCTGCACGGGTGCCAATCGATGGTCTGGATCGTGCCGGAGGGCAATGCCGAGCGGCTGGACTTCCATGCGGTCAGCGATTCGGCCATCGTGTCGGGGCTGATCTATCTCGCACTGCGCGTGTATTCCGGACGCAGTGCGCAGGAAATCCTTGCCACCGAGCCGGATTACATTGCCGGCATCGGCTTGGCCAAGCACTTGTCGCCGACGCGCAGCAATGGCGTGGCCGCCATGCTGGCCTTCATCCGTGAAACGGCGCGCGCACAACAGTGA
- a CDS encoding MFS transporter — translation MSTPTPSPTDSLRTLLAHPGFGLVLLYRVAAMLSYQIVAVTVGWHIYEITRNPLSLGLIGLAEILPFFCIAPFAGYLVDHLPRRRLGMVAVLGLVATALLLMAVAQGWLPIQGVWPIYAAIALTGAARSFLSPVYNALFARALPREAFARGASIGSVTFQAGMVIGPALGGVLVGWGGKGLAYGVAAGVALVAILALALLRVSEPVNAGPRAPIFRSIAEGAQFVLSNQIMLGAMALDMFSVLLGGAVSMLPAFIQEILHYGPEGLGILRGAPALGSIVVGVWLARHPLQRNAGRILMLSVAGFGLCTIAFGLSRHFWLSAAILLVYGMCDGVSVVVRQTILQLATPDAMRGRVSSINGIFIGSSNELGAFYDGVMARLVGLVPAVVIGGCVTLGVVATTAWKAPRLRKLDLRDLQ, via the coding sequence GTGAGCACGCCGACGCCCTCGCCCACCGACTCGCTGCGCACGCTGCTCGCCCATCCGGGCTTTGGCCTGGTGTTGCTGTACCGCGTTGCGGCGATGCTGTCCTACCAGATCGTGGCGGTCACGGTCGGCTGGCACATCTACGAGATCACGCGCAATCCGCTGTCGCTCGGGTTGATCGGCCTTGCCGAAATCCTGCCGTTCTTCTGCATCGCGCCGTTTGCCGGCTACCTGGTCGACCATCTGCCACGCAGGCGCCTGGGCATGGTCGCGGTGCTGGGGTTGGTGGCGACGGCGCTGCTGTTGATGGCGGTCGCGCAGGGCTGGCTGCCAATCCAGGGCGTGTGGCCGATCTATGCCGCCATCGCATTGACCGGCGCGGCGCGTTCGTTCCTGTCGCCGGTGTACAACGCCTTGTTTGCGCGTGCGTTGCCGCGCGAAGCCTTCGCACGCGGCGCCAGCATCGGCAGCGTGACCTTCCAGGCCGGCATGGTGATCGGCCCGGCACTCGGCGGCGTGCTGGTGGGCTGGGGCGGCAAGGGCCTGGCCTATGGCGTGGCCGCTGGTGTGGCATTGGTGGCGATCCTGGCCCTGGCGCTGTTGCGCGTCAGCGAGCCGGTCAACGCCGGCCCGCGTGCACCGATCTTCCGCAGCATCGCCGAAGGGGCGCAGTTCGTGCTCTCCAACCAGATCATGCTGGGCGCGATGGCATTGGACATGTTTTCGGTATTGCTGGGCGGCGCGGTGTCGATGTTGCCCGCCTTCATCCAGGAAATCCTGCATTACGGCCCCGAGGGCCTGGGCATCTTGCGCGGTGCGCCGGCGCTGGGTTCGATCGTGGTCGGCGTATGGCTGGCGCGGCACCCGCTGCAGCGCAACGCCGGGCGCATCCTGATGCTGTCGGTGGCCGGCTTCGGGCTATGCACCATCGCCTTCGGCCTGTCGCGGCACTTCTGGCTGTCGGCGGCGATCCTGCTGGTCTACGGCATGTGCGACGGCGTGTCGGTGGTGGTGCGACAGACCATCCTGCAGCTCGCCACACCGGACGCGATGCGTGGCCGGGTGTCCTCGATCAACGGCATCTTCATCGGCTCGTCCAACGAGCTTGGCGCGTTCTACGACGGCGTCATGGCGCGGCTGGTCGGGCTGGTGCCGGCGGTCGTCATCGGCGGCTGCGTCACGCTGGGCGTGGTGGCGACCACGGCCTGGAAGGCGCCGCGCCTGCGCAAACTGGATTTACGCGATCTGCAATAG
- the dksA gene encoding RNA polymerase-binding protein DksA has product MAAKKPAKKAVEAAKKSAKPAAKKAAAPAAAKPAAKKATPAPKQPVAKKAAATKTVAKPAASKAAPAAAKPAAKPVASTSVPKPAAKPVPAKSVPVKAEKPAPAPAPKAVPAKPAKPATPSLKNPVPVSKSSAKTPTKTEAPAKPAATRPVGKVAVAVTAKSSSPTPKTKYKVVDYKIDETTGRPILPQGYKPSADEEYMSKLQQEYFRQRLQSWRNEMVEESKQTIENLREEVRDIGDEAERATRETENSLELRARDRARKLISKIDSTLKRLEDGDYGYCVDTGEEIGLDRLDARLTAERTIDAQERWEHLQKQQGD; this is encoded by the coding sequence GTGGCTGCTAAAAAACCTGCAAAAAAGGCCGTAGAGGCCGCCAAGAAGTCCGCCAAACCCGCTGCGAAGAAGGCAGCGGCGCCCGCTGCTGCAAAACCGGCCGCCAAGAAGGCGACCCCGGCTCCCAAGCAACCGGTTGCCAAGAAGGCAGCTGCGACCAAGACCGTTGCCAAGCCGGCGGCGAGCAAGGCAGCTCCGGCTGCCGCCAAGCCGGCTGCCAAGCCGGTGGCGTCCACGTCCGTACCGAAGCCGGCCGCCAAGCCGGTTCCGGCCAAGTCAGTCCCGGTCAAGGCTGAGAAGCCCGCGCCCGCACCGGCCCCCAAGGCCGTCCCTGCGAAGCCGGCAAAGCCTGCGACCCCGTCACTTAAGAATCCCGTGCCCGTTTCGAAATCTTCCGCAAAAACGCCAACCAAAACCGAAGCCCCTGCCAAGCCTGCCGCGACCCGTCCGGTCGGCAAGGTAGCAGTGGCCGTGACTGCCAAGTCGTCCAGCCCCACACCCAAGACCAAATACAAGGTGGTCGATTACAAGATCGATGAGACGACCGGTCGCCCGATCCTCCCGCAGGGCTACAAGCCTTCGGCGGACGAGGAGTACATGAGCAAGCTGCAGCAGGAATACTTCCGTCAGCGTCTGCAGAGCTGGCGCAACGAGATGGTCGAAGAATCCAAGCAGACCATCGAGAACCTGCGCGAAGAAGTCCGCGATATCGGCGACGAAGCAGAGCGCGCCACGCGTGAGACCGAGAATTCGCTAGAACTGCGTGCGCGTGACCGTGCACGCAAGCTGATCTCCAAGATCGACAGCACGCTCAAGCGTCTGGAAGACGGTGACTACGGCTACTGCGTGGACACCGGCGAAGAAATCGGCCTGGACCGCTTGGACGCGCGCCTGACTGCCGAACGCACCATCGACGCCCAGGAGCGTTGGGAGCATCTGCAGAAGCAGCAGGGCGACTGA
- the yidD gene encoding membrane protein insertion efficiency factor YidD translates to MQVAYDWQVIGRLLIALLRFYKLFISPLLGPRCRFAPSCSEYAMTAIGRFGPLRGCWLAARRLGRCHPFHPGGFDPVPEASASPAPSPSSCSCKGPHP, encoded by the coding sequence ATGCAAGTGGCATATGATTGGCAAGTGATCGGACGCCTGCTCATCGCGCTGTTGCGCTTCTACAAGCTGTTCATCAGCCCACTGCTCGGGCCGCGCTGCCGTTTTGCGCCCAGCTGCTCGGAGTATGCGATGACCGCCATCGGCCGTTTTGGCCCGCTACGCGGTTGCTGGCTGGCCGCGCGTCGGCTTGGCCGCTGTCATCCCTTTCATCCGGGCGGCTTCGATCCGGTGCCCGAGGCGTCCGCGTCCCCCGCCCCTTCCCCCTCTTCTTGTAGTTGCAAAGGACCTCATCCATGA